Proteins from a genomic interval of Thermoanaerobacterium thermosaccharolyticum DSM 571:
- a CDS encoding cobyric acid synthase, producing MSLKIMLQGTASSVGKSLLTAALCRIFKQDGYSVAPFKSQNMALNSFITDEGLEMGRAQVVQAEAAGIKPSVLMNPVLLKPSSDKNCQVILRGRVYDSMDASEYQKFKPKLLNMIKEDFDRLSESYDIIVIEGAGSPAEINLRDKDIVNMGLAELVNSPVLIVGDIDKGGVFASIAGTLLLLNDGERDRVKGVIINKFRGDLEILKPGIKMLEDIIDKDVIGVVPYTDVYVDEEDGATDVYYKKGVGGLIDIAVINLPHISNFTDFEPLKKLPDVNLRYVNKGERIGDCDVLIIPGSKNTIGDLNALKSSGISEEILNLRRCGKFIVGICGGYQMMGKKIYDPHLIEGPISEIDGLGLLDIETVISEKKVTTQVEAQISGDLPDLLAPIKGLAVNGYEIHMGLTDAGEKSFSRIVLRNGKSAYLNDGSVSSDGKVFGTYIHGIFENSDFVKGFINAVRRSKGLSEINYIEDYRKFKEREYDRLADVVRNSLDIGRIYEIMKGCK from the coding sequence ATGTCACTTAAGATAATGCTGCAAGGCACAGCTTCATCCGTTGGGAAAAGTTTATTGACTGCTGCACTTTGCAGGATATTTAAACAGGACGGATATTCGGTTGCGCCATTTAAGTCGCAAAACATGGCTCTTAATTCCTTTATCACAGATGAGGGGCTTGAGATGGGGAGAGCACAAGTTGTACAAGCTGAGGCAGCAGGCATAAAACCGTCTGTATTGATGAATCCAGTTTTGTTAAAGCCAAGCTCAGATAAAAACTGCCAAGTTATATTAAGAGGCAGAGTTTATGACAGCATGGATGCCTCTGAGTATCAAAAATTTAAGCCCAAACTTTTAAATATGATAAAAGAGGATTTTGACAGACTAAGTGAATCATATGACATAATCGTCATAGAAGGAGCCGGAAGCCCTGCGGAGATTAACCTTCGCGATAAGGATATTGTCAATATGGGGTTAGCTGAATTAGTCAATTCACCGGTTCTTATCGTAGGCGATATAGACAAAGGTGGTGTATTTGCCTCTATTGCAGGTACATTATTGCTTTTAAATGATGGTGAAAGGGATAGGGTAAAGGGCGTCATAATAAACAAATTTAGAGGTGACTTAGAAATATTAAAACCGGGAATAAAGATGCTGGAAGACATAATTGATAAAGATGTCATCGGTGTTGTTCCTTATACAGATGTTTATGTTGATGAGGAAGATGGAGCTACAGATGTGTATTACAAAAAAGGTGTCGGTGGATTAATAGACATTGCGGTTATAAATTTGCCTCACATATCCAATTTTACGGATTTTGAACCTCTAAAAAAGCTGCCTGACGTAAACCTTAGGTATGTCAATAAAGGAGAGAGAATAGGAGATTGTGATGTACTGATAATACCTGGCTCAAAAAATACGATAGGTGACCTTAATGCATTAAAAAGCAGCGGAATTTCAGAAGAAATACTAAACTTAAGGAGATGTGGCAAATTCATAGTCGGCATATGTGGAGGATACCAGATGATGGGCAAAAAAATATACGACCCACATTTGATTGAAGGACCTATTAGTGAGATAGATGGGCTGGGATTATTAGACATAGAAACTGTCATTTCAGAGAAAAAGGTTACGACGCAAGTGGAGGCTCAAATTTCTGGTGATTTGCCGGATTTACTGGCTCCTATAAAGGGCCTAGCTGTAAATGGATATGAGATACACATGGGATTGACTGATGCAGGTGAGAAGAGTTTCTCACGCATTGTATTAAGAAATGGTAAAAGTGCTTATTTGAATGATGGCAGCGTCAGCAGCGATGGAAAGGTATTTGGAACGTATATCCATGGAATCTTTGAAAACAGCGACTTTGTAAAAGGATTTATAAATGCAGTAAGGAGATCAAAGGGATTATCTGAGATAAACTATATTGAGGACTACAGGAAATTCAAAGAAAGGGAATACGACAGGCTTGCGGATGTGGTCAGAAATAGCTTGGAC